One window from the genome of Eucalyptus grandis isolate ANBG69807.140 chromosome 7, ASM1654582v1, whole genome shotgun sequence encodes:
- the LOC104455854 gene encoding sulfate transporter 4.1, chloroplastic-like isoform X2 has protein sequence MAPVTYVDSIAVQALKDLHQEYKSRDIQIAISNPNQDILLTFSKSGGVDMISKEWLFVRVYDAVQVCLQHVQSIKEMPTTPDPPPEERPSLLERLLRQTGEDLSIPELESGNQRPLASKDTDPQLEPLLPRRP, from the exons ATGGCAC CCGTAACATATGTTGATTCCATTGCTGTTCAAGCTTTAAAGGACTTGCACCAAGAGTACAAATCACGGGACATTCAG ATTGCTATTTCTAATCCGAACCAGGACATCCTCCTTACCTTTTCGAAGTCCGGAGGGGTTGACATGATTAGCAAGGAATGGCTCTTTGTTCGAGTTTATGATGCCGTTCAAGTCTGCCTTCAGCATGTCCAAAGCATAAAAGAAATGCCCACAACACCCGATCCTCCACCTGAGGAGAGACCCAGTCTCTTGGAGAGATTACTCAGGCAAACGGGAGAGGATCTTTCGATTCCCGAGTTGGAGTCCGGAAATCAGAGGCCTTTAGCTTCAAAAGATACCGATCCTCAACTGGAACCTCTCTTGCCCCGGAGGCCTTGA
- the LOC104454260 gene encoding glutathione S-transferase DHAR2 has product MDPSSIKEGKPTKMKKRKRFTLPRRGEEGKPTKMIKIEGLEICVKAADGAHDFLGDCPFSQWVMLTLKEKKVPYKTHLINLSEKPQWLLEVNPEGKPLIKIDDKWIADSDVIVGILEEKYPEPPLTPPPEFASVGSKIFISFVEFVKSKDPSDGTEQALLGELKALDEHLKAHGPYIAGKKITSVDLSVAPKLFHLEVALGHFKKWTVPESFTHFHSYTKLLFARESFVKTKPAKEHVVAGWAPKVNEA; this is encoded by the exons ATGGACCCTTCCTCAATCAAAGAAGGGAAACccaccaaaatgaaaaaaagaaagaggtttACTCTCCCTCGCCGGGGGGAAGAGGGGAAACCcaccaaaatgataaaaatagagGGGTTGGAGATCTGCGTCAAGGCTGCTGATGGAGCACACGATTTTCTTGGAGACT GCCCGTTTAGCCAGTGGGTGATGCTAActttgaaggagaagaaagtcCCGTACAAGACCCACCTCATCAATTTAAGTGAGAAACCCCAGtg GTTATTGGAAGTGAATCCGGAAGGGAAGCCGCTGATCAAGATCGATGATAAGTGGATCGCCGACTCTGATGTGATTGTTGGCATTCTTGAAGAGAAATACCCTGAACCTCCGCTCACTCCTCCCCCTGAGTTTGCATCTgt GGGCTCGAAAATTTTCATCTCCTTTGTGGAGTTTGTGAAGAGCAAGGACCCAAGTGATGGCACTGAGCAGGCATTGCTTGGTGAACTGAAGGCGCTGGATGAACATCTCAAGGCTCAT GGTCCCTACATTGCTGGAAAAAAGATAACATCGGTTGACTTGAGTGTGGCCCCCAAATTGTTCCATCTTGAGGTTGCTCTCGgccacttcaagaaatggaCAGTCCCAGAAAGCTTTACTCATTTTCACAGCTACACCAAG CTGTTGTTTGCTCGGGAGTCCTTTGTGAAGACCAAGCCGGCGAAGGAGCATGTGGTCGCTGGATGGGCGCCGAAGGTCAATGAAGCATGA
- the LOC104455854 gene encoding sulfate transporter 4.1, chloroplastic-like isoform X1, with product MSTLSLSLSLSLSLSRVDACQCTPITIFLKISQLLICFAAGLGRLPGITVYRNIEQYPEAYASNGIVIVRIDAPIYFGNISNIKDRLREYEIEVDKFTRRGPEVDRVYFVILEMAPVTYVDSIAVQALKDLHQEYKSRDIQIAISNPNQDILLTFSKSGGVDMISKEWLFVRVYDAVQVCLQHVQSIKEMPTTPDPPPEERPSLLERLLRQTGEDLSIPELESGNQRPLASKDTDPQLEPLLPRRP from the exons AtgtctactctctctctctctctctctctctctctctctctctctcgtgttgATGCGTGTCAATGTACTCCTATAACCATCTTCCTCAAGATTTCACAGCTTCTTATCTGTTTTGCAGCTGGCTTGGGGCGCCTACCTGGCATCACTGTCTATAGAAATATAGAACAGTACCCAGAAGCGTATGCCTCCAATGGCATTGTTATTGTTCGGATTGATGCTCCAATATATTTTGGCAATATTAGTAACATTAAAGATCG GCTACGGGAATATGAAATTGAGGTCGATAAATTTACACGGCGGGGCCCGGAAGTTGATAGGGTTTATTTTGTTATTCTAGAGATGGCAC CCGTAACATATGTTGATTCCATTGCTGTTCAAGCTTTAAAGGACTTGCACCAAGAGTACAAATCACGGGACATTCAG ATTGCTATTTCTAATCCGAACCAGGACATCCTCCTTACCTTTTCGAAGTCCGGAGGGGTTGACATGATTAGCAAGGAATGGCTCTTTGTTCGAGTTTATGATGCCGTTCAAGTCTGCCTTCAGCATGTCCAAAGCATAAAAGAAATGCCCACAACACCCGATCCTCCACCTGAGGAGAGACCCAGTCTCTTGGAGAGATTACTCAGGCAAACGGGAGAGGATCTTTCGATTCCCGAGTTGGAGTCCGGAAATCAGAGGCCTTTAGCTTCAAAAGATACCGATCCTCAACTGGAACCTCTCTTGCCCCGGAGGCCTTGA